The following coding sequences lie in one Flagellimonas eckloniae genomic window:
- a CDS encoding outer membrane beta-barrel protein, translated as MRVFFTIVVCFINFSFSQSKSFEISGTLISEVDKQPIESATVYLQQVKDSSLITYTVSNQQGKFLLENNGNVAEADLYVSHIGYQTYYRRIQINQSIINAGEISLMINTNVLDEVVVKSSAPITIKKDTIEFNVKSFKAKKDANIEDLLKELPGFEVDADGKIKVNGKEMNKILVNGKPFFGDDPTIATRNLSKEIVEKIQVSDTKTDSEAFTGEEGDRTNKTVNLVIKKENNKGIFGRFAAGVGTDKRYEFAGMFNTFNDDLQFSVLGGGNNINSPGFSFGEIRKMFGGSYNINRQLFYDKGEGVSTSRNTGLNYADDLGEKVVISTNYFASNVDLDNIRISERENILPDNRFFTNSSSNTNSNIEEHSTETKLQIKVDSTLQIIVEPKFRYAMSTNTSNNAEESFDEDQLLINESISGSFTERREKFFSNNVNFTKRFGNKGSFLKLDIFNRNTKTDIEDIFNSQVDVYGDDPENITRNQLGMEEKNDDTFIAGMSYRLPIKGKELSMDFKYGYRNNIQENLKNSFDFNEVTQEYDTDINVDLSSDFEYKNITSTPGVSLQYKKEKWSSSLGMDLIFRTLENNDFLRPGFNLSRNFNAVTVAYRLNYRSPKSSLGAGYNLRNNPPQLNQLQTFIDITNPLEIVVGNPSLKPSNNHDFHMYYNANNFQKGRDLYTYVNAQIQNNSITVKRTINENLTRETTYANVNGGYRVNMYMGYNKKIKMDTLKTIQFNFGFNPELRRVINFNGDIQYASLSKTLSPSLGTRFVWKDITELGINYRLSLTQSNFDIDGFDDQNFSNHLLFLRTATFVPKNVEWRNEITYTYNPDVADGFEKSAWFWNSTLAYSFMKDRATLTLKAYDLLNQNTNVRRITNEYFIEDRQSNVLQRYFMLGFSWKFNTLGKAGEVRDSGYRIIN; from the coding sequence ATGCGTGTATTTTTTACAATAGTAGTATGCTTTATTAATTTTTCCTTTTCCCAATCCAAATCTTTTGAAATTTCCGGAACCTTAATCTCAGAGGTTGATAAACAACCCATAGAATCTGCAACCGTATATCTTCAGCAAGTAAAAGACAGTTCATTGATTACGTATACAGTTTCTAATCAGCAGGGAAAGTTTCTGCTAGAAAACAATGGTAATGTTGCAGAGGCCGACCTCTATGTATCGCATATAGGGTATCAAACGTATTACAGGCGAATACAAATAAATCAATCTATAATAAATGCAGGCGAAATTTCGCTTATGATCAATACAAATGTATTGGATGAGGTAGTTGTAAAGTCCAGTGCACCCATAACCATAAAAAAAGATACTATTGAGTTTAACGTAAAATCTTTTAAGGCAAAAAAAGATGCAAATATTGAGGATTTATTAAAAGAACTCCCCGGTTTTGAAGTGGATGCAGATGGAAAAATAAAAGTAAACGGTAAAGAAATGAATAAAATACTGGTGAATGGAAAACCGTTTTTTGGAGATGACCCCACTATTGCCACAAGAAATTTAAGCAAAGAAATTGTAGAGAAAATACAAGTGTCCGATACCAAAACAGATTCGGAGGCCTTTACGGGAGAGGAAGGTGATAGAACAAATAAAACCGTGAATCTGGTTATAAAAAAAGAAAATAACAAAGGTATTTTTGGACGTTTTGCAGCTGGTGTTGGGACCGACAAGCGCTATGAATTTGCAGGGATGTTCAACACTTTCAATGATGATTTGCAGTTTAGTGTTTTAGGCGGGGGCAATAACATTAATTCACCAGGTTTTAGTTTTGGGGAGATCAGAAAAATGTTTGGGGGATCCTACAATATTAATAGACAACTATTCTATGACAAAGGTGAAGGCGTATCGACTTCAAGAAATACCGGCCTAAATTATGCCGATGATTTAGGAGAAAAAGTAGTTATTTCCACAAACTATTTTGCTTCCAATGTTGATTTAGATAACATTAGAATATCAGAACGTGAAAATATACTGCCAGATAACAGATTTTTCACCAATTCCAGTTCCAATACCAATTCAAATATTGAAGAGCATAGTACAGAAACAAAATTGCAAATAAAAGTGGACTCTACCTTGCAAATCATCGTAGAGCCTAAGTTCAGATACGCAATGAGCACAAACACTTCCAACAATGCTGAAGAATCTTTTGATGAGGACCAATTATTGATCAATGAATCCATTAGCGGTTCGTTCACCGAAAGGAGAGAAAAGTTCTTTTCAAACAATGTGAATTTTACAAAGCGCTTTGGAAATAAAGGCTCTTTTTTAAAACTTGATATTTTTAACAGAAACACTAAAACAGATATTGAAGATATATTTAATTCTCAAGTTGATGTGTACGGGGACGACCCAGAAAATATTACAAGAAATCAATTAGGGATGGAAGAGAAGAATGATGATACATTTATTGCTGGAATGTCGTACAGGTTGCCAATCAAAGGAAAAGAACTGTCAATGGATTTCAAATACGGCTACAGGAACAATATACAGGAAAATTTAAAAAACTCATTTGATTTTAATGAAGTAACTCAAGAATACGATACGGACATCAATGTAGACCTAAGTTCGGATTTTGAGTATAAAAACATTACTAGCACACCAGGCGTAAGCTTACAGTATAAAAAAGAGAAATGGTCTTCCTCTTTAGGTATGGATTTGATTTTTAGAACATTGGAGAACAATGATTTTCTAAGACCTGGTTTTAACCTAAGTCGCAATTTTAATGCAGTTACAGTAGCCTATAGGTTAAATTATAGAAGTCCTAAATCATCTTTGGGAGCTGGTTATAATTTAAGAAACAATCCTCCCCAATTAAATCAATTGCAAACCTTTATAGACATTACTAATCCACTGGAAATTGTTGTTGGTAATCCAAGTTTAAAACCTTCCAATAACCATGACTTTCACATGTATTATAATGCGAATAATTTTCAAAAAGGTAGAGACTTGTACACATATGTTAACGCACAGATACAGAATAACAGTATTACGGTGAAACGTACAATAAACGAAAACCTAACCCGGGAAACTACTTATGCCAATGTAAATGGTGGTTATAGAGTAAACATGTATATGGGTTATAACAAAAAAATTAAAATGGATACCTTGAAAACAATCCAATTTAATTTTGGTTTCAACCCTGAACTTAGAAGAGTTATAAATTTTAATGGTGATATACAATATGCTAGCTTGTCAAAAACATTATCACCAAGTTTGGGTACCAGATTTGTATGGAAAGACATTACTGAACTGGGGATAAATTATAGGTTATCCCTAACTCAAAGTAATTTTGATATTGATGGTTTTGATGATCAGAATTTTTCAAATCACTTACTGTTTTTAAGGACAGCTACTTTTGTTCCTAAAAATGTTGAGTGGCGCAATGAGATAACATATACCTATAACCCAGATGTAGCAGATGGCTTTGAAAAAAGCGCTTGGTTTTGGAACTCTACATTGGCCTATTCTTTTATGAAAGATAGAGCAACGCTGACCCTAAAGGCCTATGATCTACTCAATCAAAACACGAATGTTCGAAGAATTACGAATGAATATTTTATTGAAGATAGACAAAGTAATGTTTTACAACGATATTTTATGCTGGGTTTTAGTTGGAAATTCAATACCCTAGGGAAGGCAGGGGAAGTTAGGGATAGTGGGTACCGAATTATTAATTAA
- a CDS encoding DUF5777 family beta-barrel protein gives MKTKRILLTVFMVFGCIQFSFTQDLLGILENEQENVPKYTSATFKMTRIAIGHSIETRKKGILEIFVANRFWNTPETRTQSFFVDRLSSRIALEYGISDRLSFGAGGTSFDGLFDAYLKYKLVRQRDDGQGSPFSITLLQNSSYNSSAFPGTTESFSDRLGFTSQVLIAKKFSQDFSLQIAPTLVHRANLSSTDDSKSHFAIGFGGRYKLGSHLSLVSEYYYTANPIESFDVYGPFALGVNWELGDIMLQFMLTNAQRIEDGAFITQTRNNFNFKNPNLNFGFNATYVIHFKRNLKK, from the coding sequence ATGAAAACTAAACGAATTTTACTTACGGTTTTTATGGTCTTTGGCTGTATCCAGTTTTCATTCACCCAAGACCTTTTGGGTATTCTTGAAAATGAACAGGAAAATGTGCCGAAGTATACTTCTGCCACATTTAAAATGACCCGAATTGCCATTGGTCATTCCATAGAGACACGAAAAAAAGGCATCTTGGAAATTTTTGTTGCCAATAGGTTTTGGAATACTCCAGAAACCAGAACGCAAAGTTTTTTTGTGGATAGGTTAAGCTCGCGAATTGCATTGGAGTATGGAATTTCGGATAGACTTTCCTTTGGTGCAGGTGGCACTTCCTTTGATGGATTATTTGATGCCTATTTAAAATATAAATTGGTGCGGCAACGGGACGATGGACAAGGATCTCCTTTTAGCATAACACTACTACAAAATTCAAGTTACAACAGTAGTGCATTTCCAGGAACCACAGAAAGTTTTTCGGACAGGTTAGGGTTCACTTCCCAAGTACTGATAGCCAAAAAGTTTTCGCAAGATTTTTCACTGCAAATTGCCCCTACCCTTGTGCACAGGGCAAATTTGTCTTCAACGGATGATTCCAAGAGTCATTTTGCCATTGGTTTTGGTGGAAGGTATAAACTGGGTAGCCATTTATCATTGGTCTCTGAATACTATTACACAGCAAACCCAATTGAATCTTTTGATGTTTACGGACCTTTCGCTTTAGGGGTGAATTGGGAGCTTGGCGATATAATGCTTCAATTTATGCTGACAAACGCCCAAAGGATAGAAGACGGCGCATTTATAACCCAAACACGAAACAACTTCAACTTTAAGAATCCAAACTTAAACTTTGGTTTCAATGCTACCTATGTCATCCATTTTAAACGAAACTTAAAAAAATAA
- a CDS encoding YceI family protein, whose protein sequence is MNRLLLPFIILLSHGITNAQEKVIARQGQVSFFSYTSVEHIKAENNQVLSIIDLGTLDIAVSMLMNAFIFEKALMREHFNESYIESDIYPKATFQGTIADFDPTMEDEQTRIIKGVFAMHGVTKELEIKTKIEKQQGNYVLSGTFEALVKDYEIKIPPLLAGNIAERISVNFRFEYEPYEN, encoded by the coding sequence ATGAATAGATTACTACTGCCTTTTATTATTTTGCTGTCGCATGGGATAACCAATGCGCAAGAAAAAGTAATTGCCCGGCAGGGACAGGTTTCCTTTTTTTCATATACATCCGTTGAACACATAAAGGCAGAAAACAATCAGGTGCTTAGCATTATAGATTTGGGTACCCTGGATATCGCTGTAAGTATGCTCATGAATGCCTTTATTTTTGAAAAAGCCTTGATGCGAGAACATTTTAACGAAAGTTATATAGAATCGGATATCTATCCCAAAGCTACTTTCCAGGGGACTATTGCTGATTTTGACCCCACCATGGAGGATGAACAAACCAGAATCATAAAAGGTGTGTTTGCCATGCATGGTGTTACCAAAGAATTGGAAATCAAAACCAAAATAGAAAAACAGCAGGGCAACTATGTCTTGTCAGGTACTTTTGAAGCTTTGGTAAAGGATTACGAAATAAAAATACCGCCGCTTTTGGCAGGGAACATTGCTGAAAGGATATCCGTTAATTTTAGATTTGAATATGAGCCTTATGAAAACTAA
- a CDS encoding OB-fold protein gives MLGKTDKFLVGVLLLILSFGIGALYIFNKPDYVDLVEAEPELFLNAETLLLHFAAEDETFLKAESIIEFEGAIKEINTKNERVTVLLEGNYPKTSIIICDMQPNQKEGLEGLGPTDTIRIKGIFKGFLKDAVFLNCVITDRKTNE, from the coding sequence ATGCTTGGAAAAACTGATAAGTTCTTGGTTGGGGTTTTATTGCTAATTTTAAGTTTTGGCATTGGAGCTTTATACATTTTTAATAAACCTGACTATGTAGATTTGGTGGAAGCTGAACCTGAGCTTTTTTTAAACGCGGAAACATTGCTCCTACATTTCGCCGCAGAAGATGAAACTTTTTTAAAGGCTGAAAGCATTATTGAATTTGAGGGGGCCATAAAAGAAATCAACACTAAAAATGAACGTGTTACCGTATTACTTGAAGGTAATTACCCAAAAACATCGATTATAATTTGCGACATGCAACCCAATCAGAAAGAAGGTCTTGAAGGCCTTGGACCAACCGATACAATTCGAATTAAAGGAATTTTCAAGGGATTCTTAAAGGATGCCGTTTTTTTGAATTGTGTTATTACAGATAGAAAAACCAATGAATAG
- a CDS encoding heavy-metal-associated domain-containing protein has protein sequence MKTGLAKIPVQNSFCASCSHQIRKELLKIEDISNVHLFPTESLVVFNFVRANELSTALNVLTDLGYPQVGDRINGRNHHPPYCTCTRMKQKNTYLYNRTTV, from the coding sequence ATGAAAACAGGTTTAGCAAAAATTCCAGTGCAGAATTCGTTCTGTGCATCATGCTCCCATCAGATTAGGAAGGAGCTCCTAAAAATAGAAGATATAAGCAACGTCCATCTCTTCCCTACAGAATCTTTGGTCGTCTTTAATTTCGTGAGGGCCAATGAGCTTTCAACCGCATTGAATGTATTGACAGATTTAGGATATCCCCAGGTAGGTGACCGCATTAATGGTAGAAATCACCATCCTCCGTATTGCACTTGTACTAGAATGAAACAAAAAAATACATATCTGTATAACCGCACTACGGTTTGA
- a CDS encoding DUF5777 family beta-barrel protein: MKSLLIAILLIPFMVLSQENDLLAEIDTMSLNDPVKSAFKGLKIVNFESTKMVSQGELYFVVSHRFGSVKTGFEDFFGLDQAVTRLNFIYGISDGINVGVSRSSFQKIYESSLKLRLLSQRDQGSPFSIVSFNTFLINTQLDEVNLPLLEFVDRLGYTFQLLVSRKFNENFSLELIPTFFHENFVAIDEQDNSQMAIGIGGRHKLSKRWSLNLDYGIHLNRAENSPFKNPFSVGFDLETGGHVFQLHFTNAQPMNTNGFLGQTTGDWGSGDFFFGFNLSRVF; this comes from the coding sequence ATGAAATCTTTATTAATCGCTATCTTATTAATTCCGTTTATGGTGCTATCGCAGGAAAATGACCTTCTTGCTGAAATCGATACCATGAGTCTTAACGATCCCGTTAAATCCGCATTCAAGGGTTTAAAGATTGTCAATTTTGAATCCACAAAAATGGTCTCACAGGGCGAGCTTTATTTTGTGGTATCCCATAGATTTGGATCTGTAAAAACCGGGTTTGAAGACTTTTTTGGACTAGATCAGGCCGTTACCCGACTGAATTTTATCTACGGTATATCGGATGGCATCAATGTTGGAGTATCGCGCAGTTCGTTTCAAAAGATATATGAATCCTCTTTAAAGTTGCGACTACTCAGTCAAAGAGATCAAGGTTCACCATTTTCCATTGTCAGTTTCAACACATTTTTGATAAACACCCAATTGGATGAAGTTAATCTCCCCCTCCTTGAATTTGTTGATAGACTGGGGTATACTTTTCAATTACTGGTTTCAAGAAAGTTCAACGAAAACTTTTCATTGGAGCTTATCCCCACCTTCTTCCATGAAAACTTTGTGGCCATAGATGAGCAGGATAATTCCCAAATGGCAATCGGTATTGGGGGGAGGCATAAACTTTCCAAAAGATGGTCTTTAAATCTTGACTACGGAATTCATTTAAATAGAGCTGAGAATTCCCCCTTCAAAAATCCATTTTCCGTTGGTTTTGATTTGGAAACAGGAGGACACGTTTTTCAATTGCACTTTACCAACGCCCAACCTATGAACACCAATGGTTTTCTGGGTCAAACAACGGGTGACTGGGGAAGTGGTGATTTCTTCTTTGGTTTTAATCTTTCAAGAGTCTTTTAA
- a CDS encoding YceI family protein, with product MKSILKSAIILATFLGSLGSQNVFAQNRYVERNGEIQFEASEKLFEEVKATHESVTGILDVATGEIAVLALVKGFRFKNSLMEEHFNENYIESEKYPKASFKGKLNGFDFESLTDNWTNISVDGKLILHGKEKLITPALMFRKLDGSVVMKGSFIAAPSDFDIKIPKIVENKIAKEVTINVEFNFSKK from the coding sequence ATGAAAAGTATACTCAAGAGTGCCATCATCTTGGCCACTTTTTTAGGAAGCCTAGGCTCGCAAAACGTTTTTGCACAAAATAGATACGTGGAACGCAATGGCGAAATTCAGTTTGAAGCTTCAGAAAAATTGTTTGAAGAAGTCAAGGCTACCCATGAATCTGTAACTGGAATCTTGGATGTTGCCACTGGAGAAATTGCCGTCTTGGCCTTGGTAAAAGGATTCCGCTTTAAAAATTCATTGATGGAGGAACATTTCAATGAAAATTATATAGAATCCGAAAAATATCCAAAAGCCTCCTTTAAAGGCAAATTGAATGGATTTGATTTTGAAAGTCTGACCGACAATTGGACAAACATCTCAGTGGATGGGAAATTAATATTGCATGGAAAAGAAAAGCTGATAACCCCCGCATTGATGTTTAGAAAGCTGGACGGTTCTGTGGTCATGAAGGGGTCGTTTATTGCGGCCCCATCTGACTTTGACATTAAAATTCCCAAAATAGTTGAAAACAAGATTGCCAAAGAGGTAACCATTAATGTTGAATTTAATTTCTCTAAAAAATGA
- a CDS encoding LytR/AlgR family response regulator transcription factor: MRKDRLYLYTFLSLTIIFILMGSIAIHYFVKVSANQILDTQLEFGKREAKELGTFISYQLENGIDKEQLIDNIQNSLESSDLETGFVSIFDWSGNQVCHPDIKQVGQKVSPNQSFVSSVTDDLSSDDFYSLLQTRKEVGGVRNFEGSEKESEVIYLFPIKNSDWILAAHANTDKISQRINKLRNNFYTILLIMGFVVVLSFVIVVRLIGSSYEKRLELKNRKLEDEVINLSKLNRAVGDYQQKVSDKQVEGPTRESSSKKRILTYVRNELLPVPTEEIAHIYTENSITYVVSIEGRRSVSNLSLDELFSNLDSSYFFRANRQAIIAISAIDKIVKYGNNQLKILVNPNSEIDIIISKNKAAEFKQWLNL; this comes from the coding sequence ATGCGCAAAGACAGGCTTTATCTCTACACCTTTCTTTCACTCACCATCATTTTTATTTTGATGGGAAGTATTGCCATCCACTATTTTGTAAAAGTGAGTGCCAATCAAATATTGGATACCCAATTGGAATTTGGAAAAAGGGAAGCAAAGGAACTCGGAACCTTTATAAGTTATCAACTAGAAAATGGAATTGACAAGGAACAACTCATAGACAATATTCAAAACAGCTTGGAAAGCTCTGATCTGGAAACAGGTTTTGTGAGTATTTTTGATTGGTCCGGTAATCAGGTTTGTCACCCAGATATTAAGCAAGTTGGGCAAAAGGTGAGTCCCAATCAGTCTTTTGTTTCTTCTGTTACCGATGATTTAAGCTCCGATGATTTTTATAGCTTGCTCCAAACCCGCAAAGAGGTAGGCGGTGTGCGGAATTTTGAAGGTTCGGAAAAGGAATCTGAGGTGATTTATCTATTCCCAATTAAGAACTCCGACTGGATTTTGGCTGCGCACGCCAATACGGATAAAATTTCCCAGCGGATAAACAAGCTCCGAAATAATTTCTACACCATACTGTTGATTATGGGTTTTGTGGTTGTGTTGTCTTTCGTAATTGTGGTACGCTTGATTGGGAGCAGTTATGAGAAGCGACTGGAACTCAAAAACAGAAAACTGGAAGATGAAGTAATCAATCTATCCAAGCTTAACCGGGCCGTGGGCGACTATCAGCAAAAGGTGAGCGATAAACAGGTTGAAGGACCCACAAGGGAGAGTTCATCCAAAAAAAGGATATTGACCTACGTAAGAAACGAGCTGCTACCTGTTCCTACAGAGGAAATTGCCCATATTTATACCGAAAACTCCATCACCTATGTGGTTTCCATTGAGGGGAGGAGGTCTGTTTCCAATTTAAGTCTGGACGAATTGTTCTCCAATTTGGACAGCAGTTATTTCTTTAGGGCCAACAGACAGGCTATAATTGCCATTTCCGCAATTGACAAAATTGTAAAATACGGTAACAACCAATTAAAAATATTGGTCAATCCAAATTCTGAAATTGATATTATTATAAGCAAGAACAAGGCTGCGGAGTTTAAACAGTGGTTGAATTTGTAA
- a CDS encoding glutathione peroxidase has protein sequence MRIVEKAKLAPSASKDVKINSLYDININTLGGIPIRLSQYKGKHILFVNVASECGFTKQYKELQALSDRYKEELVVIGLPCNQFGKQEPGDASQIQEFCELNFGVTFLLTEKIHVKGSKQHPLYKWLTSKDLNSKKSSSVKWNFQKYLVDEKGNLIDYYFSITKPMSPKITRHL, from the coding sequence ATGAGAATAGTTGAAAAAGCAAAATTGGCACCAAGCGCTTCCAAGGATGTAAAAATCAATTCGCTTTATGATATCAACATTAATACTTTGGGTGGCATCCCTATCCGTCTTTCCCAATATAAAGGAAAGCACATTCTTTTTGTCAATGTAGCCTCTGAATGTGGTTTTACCAAACAATACAAAGAGCTACAAGCTTTGAGTGATAGGTACAAGGAAGAACTTGTTGTTATTGGTTTGCCGTGCAACCAGTTTGGTAAGCAAGAACCTGGTGATGCCTCGCAAATTCAAGAATTTTGTGAGCTGAATTTTGGTGTTACATTTTTGCTTACTGAAAAAATACATGTAAAAGGAAGTAAACAGCACCCTTTGTACAAGTGGCTCACTTCTAAAGACCTCAATAGCAAAAAGAGTTCTAGTGTAAAATGGAATTTTCAAAAGTATTTAGTTGATGAAAAAGGCAATCTTATTGATTATTACTTTTCAATCACCAAACCAATGAGTCCAAAAATAACGAGGCACCTTTAA